In Nitrosospira briensis C-128, a genomic segment contains:
- the cysS gene encoding cysteine--tRNA ligase, which produces MLKIHNSLAREKQDFVPLVPGKVKIYVCGMTVYDYCHLGHARMMVVFDMVQGWLRASGFDVTYVRNITDVDDKIIKRAQENSESIDALTDRFIRAMEEDAAALGVAPPTCEPRATRHVEDMIGMIRILMEKNLAYAAPNGDVYYAVHKFPGYGKLSGKSLDDLRAGERVIIDPYKEDPLDFVLWKAAKAGEPQWDSPWGSGRPGWHIECSAMAERYLGEHFDIHGGGQDLQFPHHENEIAQSEGAHDHPFVNYWMHNGFVRVNDEKMSKSLGNFFTVREILARYQPEVVRFFILRAHYRSPLNYSDQHLDDAKRALDRLYTALKGNEAGDAAAPIDWQAPHARRFREAMDDDFNTSDAIAVLFDLANEVNKTGSPRDTALMRALGGVLGLLQQNSQQYFQDDGLAGDSVFTPERIEQLIQQRLIARANRNYSEADRIRRELLDAGVILEDGPQGTTWRRETSSSIL; this is translated from the coding sequence ATGCTCAAAATCCATAACTCGCTTGCCAGGGAAAAACAGGACTTTGTTCCCCTCGTTCCCGGCAAGGTCAAAATATATGTCTGCGGCATGACGGTCTACGACTATTGCCATCTTGGTCACGCTCGCATGATGGTGGTATTCGATATGGTACAGGGCTGGCTTCGAGCGAGCGGTTTCGATGTGACATACGTACGCAATATAACCGATGTTGACGATAAAATTATCAAACGGGCTCAGGAAAACAGCGAATCCATCGATGCGTTGACCGATCGTTTTATCCGGGCTATGGAAGAAGACGCCGCTGCGCTCGGTGTCGCGCCGCCTACATGTGAACCGCGAGCCACTCGGCATGTGGAAGATATGATTGGCATGATTCGAATTCTGATGGAAAAAAACCTTGCCTACGCGGCGCCCAACGGCGATGTTTATTATGCGGTGCACAAATTTCCCGGCTACGGAAAGCTTTCCGGAAAATCGCTGGATGATTTGCGTGCGGGGGAACGCGTAATAATCGATCCATACAAAGAGGATCCGCTGGATTTCGTATTATGGAAAGCCGCCAAAGCCGGCGAGCCGCAATGGGATTCGCCCTGGGGCAGTGGGCGTCCCGGCTGGCATATCGAATGCTCGGCAATGGCAGAACGTTATCTCGGCGAACACTTTGACATACATGGGGGTGGCCAGGACTTGCAGTTTCCTCATCATGAAAACGAGATTGCGCAAAGCGAAGGCGCGCATGACCATCCTTTCGTGAATTACTGGATGCATAACGGCTTCGTGCGTGTCAATGATGAAAAGATGTCCAAGTCGCTGGGCAATTTTTTTACCGTACGCGAGATTCTTGCTCGCTATCAACCGGAAGTGGTGCGTTTCTTCATTCTTCGGGCGCATTACCGCAGCCCGCTGAACTATTCGGATCAGCATCTTGACGATGCCAAGCGCGCGCTTGATCGGCTTTACACTGCGCTGAAAGGAAATGAAGCCGGTGACGCTGCGGCCCCCATAGACTGGCAGGCACCTCATGCACGCCGTTTCAGGGAAGCGATGGATGATGACTTCAATACGTCCGATGCGATAGCGGTGCTGTTCGATCTCGCGAACGAGGTCAACAAAACCGGATCACCACGGGACACGGCGCTGATGAGAGCGCTGGGCGGCGTGTTGGGATTATTGCAACAGAATTCACAGCAATATTTTCAGGACGACGGACTTGCAGGTGATTCTGTATTCACGCCGGAACGTATCGAGCAACTGATTCAGCAACGCCTCATTGCCCGGGCAAACAGAAATTATAGCGAAGCCGATCGTATTCGCAGGGAATTACTGGACGCCGGCGTTATCCTGGAGGATGGACCTCAGGGCACTACCTGGCGCAGGGAAACAAGTTCTTCTATCCTTTAA
- a CDS encoding DUF5675 family protein — MELQIKRTDFSEESTIGELSVNGVFECYTLEDKVRPVKIAGKTAIPSGRYEVIINFSQRFQKQLPLLLNVPNYEGVRIHSGNTAANTEGCILVGETKTDNFIGESRWAFNRLFEKLKIASETEKIFLEIA; from the coding sequence ATGGAGTTGCAAATTAAAAGGACAGATTTCTCTGAAGAGAGCACGATTGGCGAGCTATCGGTAAATGGCGTGTTTGAGTGCTACACCCTTGAAGATAAAGTCAGGCCGGTCAAAATTGCCGGAAAGACAGCCATACCATCCGGCCGCTATGAAGTGATCATCAATTTCTCACAGCGGTTTCAAAAACAGCTTCCGCTTCTTCTGAATGTGCCGAACTATGAAGGCGTCAGGATACATAGCGGAAATACGGCCGCAAACACGGAAGGATGCATATTGGTCGGTGAGACGAAAACCGACAATTTCATCGGTGAAAGCCGATGGGCCTTTAATCGGCTATTCGAAAAACTGAAGATTGCGTCGGAAACCGAAAAAATATTCCTGGAAATAGCCTAG
- a CDS encoding EI24 domain-containing protein yields MTSVFEALSRAFRDLFQFQVLWIVIWPILAASLLWFLLGVAFWSTFSGWIASGLTAIGIQTWLEGVEPRWVAYGIQAIAHLILFVPLVFITALVITALFAMPALIRLVADRDCPHLERKNGGGFAGSLLNALIALGIFAAIWLITLPLWLIGAGLVIPFVATAYLNQRLFRYDALAEHASQDEMRAIFSSRRSLLWGLGLLTGLVQFIPILNLFAPVLTALAFIHFGLACLKNLRSLP; encoded by the coding sequence GTGACCTCGGTATTCGAAGCGCTTTCGCGCGCGTTCCGCGATTTATTCCAGTTTCAGGTTTTGTGGATCGTCATCTGGCCCATCCTGGCGGCTAGCCTGTTGTGGTTCCTGTTAGGCGTCGCATTCTGGAGTACGTTCTCGGGATGGATTGCGAGCGGCCTCACGGCGATCGGCATTCAAACCTGGCTCGAAGGCGTCGAACCAAGGTGGGTCGCCTACGGGATTCAGGCAATCGCACATCTGATTCTGTTTGTGCCGCTCGTTTTCATTACCGCGCTGGTGATCACCGCCTTATTTGCGATGCCCGCCCTGATTCGTCTGGTGGCTGATCGTGACTGCCCGCATCTTGAACGCAAAAACGGTGGCGGTTTCGCCGGCAGCTTGCTCAATGCGCTGATTGCCCTCGGAATATTCGCCGCTATTTGGCTGATCACGCTTCCTTTGTGGTTGATCGGGGCAGGCCTGGTCATACCATTTGTCGCCACGGCGTATTTGAACCAGCGCCTGTTCCGTTATGACGCCTTGGCGGAGCACGCCAGCCAGGACGAAATGCGCGCGATATTTTCCTCCCGGCGGTCGTTACTGTGGGGCTTGGGGCTCCTGACCGGCCTGGTACAATTTATACCGATTCTAAACCTGTTCGCACCAGTGCTGACGGCGCTGGCCTTCATTCATTTCGGTTTGGCATGCCTGAAAAACTTGCGTTCACTGCCGTGA
- a CDS encoding DUF488 domain-containing protein → MSRQQSASEPLICTIGHSTHPLDEFVGILKANEVTHILDVRTVPRSRHNPQFNKETLPGSLKVAGIKYTHMPGLGGLRHAHKDSINGAWRNASFRGYADYMQTPEFASNVQDVMELAEKERCALMCAEAVPWRCHRSLIADALTVRGARVEDIINTQGRKVHVITPWAQTDGLRIFYPPQENLPL, encoded by the coding sequence ATGAGTAGACAGCAATCAGCATCCGAGCCTTTGATATGCACAATCGGGCATTCCACGCACCCATTGGACGAATTCGTTGGTATATTGAAAGCGAACGAGGTCACGCATATCCTTGATGTGCGCACTGTGCCGCGGTCCCGGCATAATCCGCAGTTCAATAAGGAAACGCTGCCCGGCTCCCTGAAAGTAGCAGGTATCAAATATACGCATATGCCGGGGCTGGGCGGGCTGCGGCATGCGCATAAGGATTCGATCAACGGGGCCTGGCGCAATGCGTCTTTTCGCGGATATGCTGATTACATGCAAACGCCGGAATTCGCCTCGAATGTGCAGGATGTGATGGAACTTGCCGAGAAGGAACGGTGCGCACTGATGTGTGCCGAAGCGGTTCCGTGGCGCTGCCACCGTTCGTTGATCGCCGATGCGCTTACCGTGCGTGGGGCGCGGGTTGAAGATATCATCAATACGCAGGGCCGGAAGGTACATGTGATAACGCCCTGGGCACAAACGGATGGCTTGAGAATTTTCTATCCTCCGCAAGAGAATCTGCCGTTGTAG